In one window of Abyssisolibacter fermentans DNA:
- a CDS encoding GNAT family N-acetyltransferase → MVNYRDIPFSEISIIKDVWERNRKYHEKISKYFKHLYSDIVFEDRINGFSSFDKDHIKITLAEDAESLKLLGYCISTFEGNQGEPQTLHVVEEARNKGIGKELMNRHIKWLKSNGCDNITITVSYDNIKTIEFYQAMGFRPNTIEMRLK, encoded by the coding sequence ATGGTTAATTATAGAGATATACCTTTTAGTGAGATTTCAATTATCAAAGATGTGTGGGAAAGAAATAGAAAGTATCATGAAAAAATATCAAAATATTTTAAACATCTTTATTCAGATATTGTTTTCGAAGACAGAATAAATGGATTCAGCTCCTTCGATAAAGATCATATAAAAATAACACTAGCTGAGGATGCTGAAAGCTTAAAATTACTTGGCTACTGTATTTCTACTTTTGAAGGAAATCAAGGTGAGCCACAAACTCTCCATGTTGTTGAAGAAGCACGAAACAAAGGAATAGGTAAAGAACTGATGAACCGCCATATAAAATGGCTAAAAAGTAATGGCTGTGACAATATCACCATTACAGTTTCTTACGATAACATTAAAACTATTGAATTTTATCAAGCTATGGGCTTTAGACCGAACACTATCGAAATGAGGTTAAAATAA
- a CDS encoding J domain-containing protein yields MININQLKKKLRKLKKLEIKIRFENIPIKNKKINLVWDMFFCTKNADSTDVKYCMDKLMKMSKQEYKNVIDEYFFNVYYQNYLDNGLTMTSMYDPHLLQLLNLPFDAELADIKKRFRELAKLYHPDRGGDEDKMIELLEIYNGLINKS; encoded by the coding sequence GTGATTAATATTAATCAATTAAAGAAAAAACTTAGAAAATTAAAAAAATTAGAGATTAAAATCAGATTTGAGAACATTCCCATTAAGAATAAAAAAATAAATTTGGTATGGGATATGTTTTTCTGCACAAAAAATGCTGATAGTACGGATGTAAAATATTGCATGGATAAGCTAATGAAAATGAGTAAACAAGAATATAAAAATGTTATTGATGAATATTTTTTCAATGTTTATTATCAAAACTATTTAGATAATGGGTTGACTATGACTAGTATGTATGATCCTCATTTATTACAGTTATTGAATTTACCATTTGATGCAGAATTAGCTGATATTAAAAAAAGATTTAGAGAACTTGCGAAATTATATCATCCCGATAGAGGAGGAGATGAAGATAAAATGATTGAACTACTGGAAATCTATAATGGACTTATAAATAAATCATAA
- a CDS encoding pentapeptide repeat-containing protein, whose protein sequence is MNSKREQLKIVKPKFIKEIDSICTEISVINDEDVFEDVYVSNSIIENQAADRVCFEGVIFKNVDFINIKLNALELTDVRFENCDLSNIDFSRSIIHRVEFINCKLMGINLSEAILQNTIIKQCNGKFAILSFAQMKKVIIKESIFENSNFQNSKFTKVEFSDCSFKMSQMSGTSLSGIDLSNSNVEGLGVRPEDIKGAIVSPMQAVDFAKMLGLVIKS, encoded by the coding sequence ATGAATAGCAAGAGAGAACAACTTAAAATAGTAAAACCCAAATTTATAAAAGAAATTGATAGTATTTGCACTGAAATTAGTGTTATTAATGACGAAGATGTATTTGAAGATGTATATGTATCAAACAGTATAATTGAAAATCAAGCAGCTGACAGAGTATGCTTTGAAGGAGTAATTTTTAAAAACGTTGATTTTATAAATATAAAACTAAATGCACTTGAGCTAACAGATGTTAGATTTGAAAACTGTGATTTATCAAATATAGATTTTAGTAGGTCAATCATACATAGGGTGGAATTTATCAATTGTAAACTCATGGGTATAAACCTAAGCGAAGCAATACTACAAAATACCATCATAAAACAATGTAATGGCAAATTTGCTATATTGAGCTTTGCACAAATGAAGAAAGTTATTATTAAAGAAAGTATATTTGAAAACAGTAATTTTCAAAACAGTAAGTTTACAAAGGTAGAGTTTAGTGATTGTAGCTTTAAAATGAGTCAGATGTCAGGAACAAGCCTATCAGGGATAGATCTTAGTAATTCCAACGTTGAAGGGTTAGGTGTAAGGCCAGAAGATATTAAAGGAGCAATAGTCTCTCCTATGCAGGCAGTGGACTTTGCAAAAATGTTAGGATTGGTTATAAAATCATAG